Sequence from the Dehalococcoidia bacterium genome:
CCCTCGTCAGGGTCTAAGGGGCGGGCGCGGGGGCGGGCTTGTCCGAAGGCGGGGTGTCCTCCACCACCCGGTAGGCGAAGTCGCAGAAGGGGGCACCCTGCATAATCGTCTGGGTGCGCTGCAGGCGGATGCGGGGGTTGAACCCCTCCACAAAGGCGAAGTCCCGGTTGCAGGAGAGCAGGTGCCCGATATCCCCCAGCCCCATCTCCCGATACATCTCGGCGAAGCGACAGCGCACCACCCGAAACACATACTCCGTCTCGGTCTCCTTCACCACCTCTATCTCCAGGTCGCCGGGGCCGTGGCGTCCCTTGCTCATG
This genomic interval carries:
- a CDS encoding L-2-amino-thiazoline-4-carboxylic acid hydrolase gives rise to the protein MPPELPRLTLLQQRTIEARVLGPFIRTLQEELGTERANAIVQKAIARIASAQGREQAQRLGRTTLADFKAMSKGRHGPGDLEIEVVKETETEYVFRVVRCRFAEMYREMGLGDIGHLLSCNRDFAFVEGFNPRIRLQRTQTIMQGAPFCDFAYRVVEDTPPSDKPAPAPAP